Proteins from a single region of Eremothecium gossypii ATCC 10895 chromosome VI, complete sequence:
- the BBP1 gene encoding Bbp1p (Syntenic homolog of Saccharomyces cerevisiae YPL255W (BBP1)) yields the protein MGWLGDNSEDSTGAVRWVMDALLGKRESPSQKYRREFAQDDTNNRLQVPRSAGARRRRTGSLDSEFRARYELLPDETEGAGASLLSPVDLRPAGTAARESGTPGRAGWAGGAAGTLGGGDGGCDGGRDGDTFGRARGSEDVAFRPPRADNPLVSALFAQPSSPDAGLPGSFPGRAPRARDPTHDYLALLDQLARNNRDLHSLQQDLEAREERDRRETSYRDRYLQLRQELIQELKQSKTMYDNYTALYERYKALKDAEHPDYAELVSKLEAQIVDLTIADQQKDRRHQEELLRLQLQYEARIHELERKLNHQNSTYTANDTATPASTVDSGSISPYHKYNDTIDTQFLNHIVK from the coding sequence ATGGGTTGGCTAGGCGATAACTCTGAGGATAGCACGGGGGCTGTGCGGTGGGTGATGGACGCGCTGCTCGGCAAGCGCGAGTCGCCCTCGCAGAAATACCGACGCGAATTTGCACAGGACGACACAAACAACCGGCTGCAGGtgccgcgcagcgcgggtgcgcggcggcggcgaaCGGGGTCGCTGGACTCGGAGTTCCGGGCGCGCTACGAGTTGCTGCCGGACGAGACAGAGGGCGCGGGCGCATCGCTGCTGTCGCCGGTAGATCTGCGGCCTGCGGGTacggcggcgcgcgagAGCGGGACGCCGGGCCGCGCGGGCTgggccggcggcgcggctgGGACGCTGGGCGGTGGTGACGGTGGCTGCGACGGCGGCCGGGACGGCGACACTTTTGGCCGCGCGCGTGGGAGCGAGGACGTGGCGTTCCGCCCACCGCGCGCCGACAACCCGCTTGTGTCCGCGCTGTTTGCGCAGCCCTCGTCGCCAGACGCGGGACTGCCCGGCTCGTTCCCGGGGCGCGCGCCACGCGCGCGCGACCCCACGCACGACTacctggcgctgctggaccaGCTCGCGCGCAACAACCGCGACCTGCACAGCCTGCAGCAAGATCTGGAGGCGCGCGAGGAGCGCGACCGCCGCGAGACCTCCTACCGCGACCGCTACCTGCAACTGCGCCAAGAGTTGATCCAGGAGCTCAAACAGTCCAAGACCATGTACGACAACTACACGGCGCTGTACGAGCGCTACAAGGCCCTCAAGGACGCCGAGCACCCGGACTACGCGGAGCTCGTCTCAAAACTGGAAGCCCAGATCGTCGACCTCACCATCGCCGACCAGCAGAAGGACCGCCGCCACCAGGAGGAGTtgctgcggctgcagcTACAGTACGAGGCCCGAATACACGAGCTCGAGCGCAAGCTCAACCACCAAAACAGCACCTACACCGCGAACGACACCGCGACCCCGGCGAGCACCGTCGATTCTGGCAGCATATCGCCCTACCACAAGTACAACGACACGATAGACACCCAATTCCTCAATCACATCGTCAAGTAA